The genomic region AGCGCGGCAAGAAGATTCTGTGCGACCCGCAGACCTCGGGCGGCCTGCTCACGGCGGTGGCGCCGGAGGGTGTGGACGAGTTCCTCAAAGTGGCCAAAGAGGCGGGTTTGGAGCTGACCAGCTTCGGCGAGATTCTGCCCAGGGGCGCCGATGAGACCGGCGCGTTCATCCAAGTGGTGGAGTGACCTGCACGGGGTGAAAATGTTTGCGGGAAAGTGGTTGAGCTGGGGGTGACTATTGGCCTCCGGCTGGCCGGAGGCGGGGTCTGGGGGCCGCTGCCCCCAGCGGGTCCAGGGCGGCGCCCTGGCGGGGTGTGGGGCGGCGCCCCAATATCTTTAAGCTTTAGGCCGTTTCCCCCTTGAACAGAGTTGGAGTTTGTACAGAGCCGCATGCTGAGTAGGAACCGCAAGCCAGTACAGAGGGAAACGGGGAAACGGCGGTGAGCAGGCTCCGTAGGGGCCGTCGCCCGTAGGGCGGCGAATGCAGTAAAAGCCGCCCTCCAGCACAGAGTAAAAATGTGTGTGGCAAAGGAGACGAGCAGAACGCGCCAATAAGAATTATCTCACTTGCTAAACCGCCAATCTATTGAACATTTAGTGTAAATGAGGGAACTGGAGCGCGCGGACAAGCCCCAATAGCGTATGGTCCCCTTACTCTCCCTTATGCAGGCGTGACGCCATGAGCGCCAGCTTCTACGAGCGGTTGCCGCCTCTGGCAAGATTCCGCGATATCACCGACGGCGCATCCTTCGTGGAGCCGCCTTGTGATTGGCTTATCGCGGTCTCCGACGTGCGCGGCTCCACCCAGGCCATCGAACGCGGTTTGTATCGCGAAGTGAACATGGCCGGGGCGCTCTCCATCATCGCCTTGCTGAATCTGGCCGAGAGTCGCGACCTGCCGTTTGTGTTCGGCGGCGACGGCGCCACAGTGCTGATTCCCCCGGAGCTGGCCGAAAGCGCCAAACCAGTGCTGGCGGCCACAGCGGCGCTGGTGGATCGGGTCTACCAACTGCAATTGCGTGTGGGGCTGGTTCCCATCGCCGATGTGCTGGCCGCCGGGCAGACCCTGCGCATGGCGCGGGTGGCGGTGGCCCATGGCTATCATCAGGCCATCTTCCACGGCGACGGCATGGGCTACGCCGAGGCGCTGGTCAAAGACGCGGCGCGCGGCGCGGCGTATCGCATCGATCCCCAAGAGAATTACGACATCATCGACCACTCCGGCCTGGAGTGCCGTTGGCGCGATGTGCCTTCGCCGCGCGAAGAGACGGTGAGTCTGCTAATTCAAACCCACGCCGAATCCACTGAAGCGGCCATGGCGCTATATGGCCAGACGCTGGATCGCATCGCCGCCATCTACGGCGATGAGCAGTCGCGCCATCCCATCTCCCTGAGCGGTCTAACGCTCTCTTTCTCCCCTCATCATCTGCGCCATGAGGCGCGTTTGCTGCTCAATGACGCCGCGCCGCTGAAGGTTTGGCTGCAAGGGATCAAGCTGGCGGCGATCAATCTGTTGGGGGTGTTGCTGATGGATGGCCTGACCGGCGCGCAGAGTCCGTGGCGCTTGTATAAGAGGCGCTTGCTGGAAACCTGCGATTGCCAGAAGTTCGACGGCATGTTGCGTATGGTGTTGGCCGGGACCTCGCGCCAGCGGGCGCAATTAACCAGCTATCTGGAGCAGCAGCGACGGGCGGGACAGTTGATCTACGGCGCCCACTGGTCCGACCGCGCCTTGATGACCTGTTTGATCTTTCAACGTCATGGGCGGCATGTGCATTTTGTTGACGGCGCCGATGGCGGCTACGCCATGGCGGCCAAGCAGTTCAAGGCGCAGTTGGCGGCGTTGGGAACGGTGTGACGTTTTTGTGGCGGATTCAAAAAATAGATGATGGACGCATTGCCCGGCTTTTGGCAA from Magnetofaba australis IT-1 harbors:
- a CDS encoding DUF3095 domain-containing protein; amino-acid sequence: MSASFYERLPPLARFRDITDGASFVEPPCDWLIAVSDVRGSTQAIERGLYREVNMAGALSIIALLNLAESRDLPFVFGGDGATVLIPPELAESAKPVLAATAALVDRVYQLQLRVGLVPIADVLAAGQTLRMARVAVAHGYHQAIFHGDGMGYAEALVKDAARGAAYRIDPQENYDIIDHSGLECRWRDVPSPREETVSLLIQTHAESTEAAMALYGQTLDRIAAIYGDEQSRHPISLSGLTLSFSPHHLRHEARLLLNDAAPLKVWLQGIKLAAINLLGVLLMDGLTGAQSPWRLYKRRLLETCDCQKFDGMLRMVLAGTSRQRAQLTSYLEQQRRAGQLIYGAHWSDRALMTCLIFQRHGRHVHFVDGADGGYAMAAKQFKAQLAALGTV